The DNA region TTCTAGGATCAATGCCGCATTATTCAGCCATTTTTGTCGCTGTGTAAAGCTCGTGAGACGATAACTTTGGAAGGTCTCTTGCGCCTGGGTTAGCTTCGCTTCAATTTCCTCTGATGCTAGTGCATTAAATCTTTTGAGGATTTCCCCTGTTGCCGGATTCACTGTGGCGATCGCCATAACAACCTCTCTACCCATATGGGTCTCGTGATCAACTCACTCTTCCAGTGTAAACGGGGATTTTAAGGAAAAATTACAGACTTAAAGATTACTTAAATATTCTTAGTCTTAAAGAATCCTTGCTATAAATTTGGTCTTAGAAAAAAGCCTGCTAGCATCAAGTTCATATCGACCTATCACAACTTTTTTTAAAATAAGTAAAAATAACTATGAGCACTCACCAAGATTTTTTTAGCACTACCGATTTAACATCAGCCGACTATTGTGTATTTGGAGTAGCTACTTGTTTTGTGCGGGAAGAGGGTGAAGTCAAAGAAGTTGAGATTATGGAGCCAATCCCTTCCGCAGCCATTGAAGCATTGCTTAAAGGCATCCCAACATCCTACAAGCGAGCTTGTGCCACAACCCTCGGCGAAGTCTTTACCGATAATCATATTGTGATTCCACGGGTTTTGGGCGATCGCCTCCAGACTCCCGATGACTTGTTAGAGCGCACTGCCGCTGCGGCCAGAACTTACAAACGTCGCCCTGAAGCCAAAGAACATATCGCCATCGGCACCACTTACGAAGCATTCAACTTCTCCACCGAGAAAAAACGAGTCCTCAACCAAGACAACGTTGTCAGTACTGAAGATAATGTCAAACAACATTCCCATACTCACAAAGTTCTATAAACCAGCAACTCTATTCACTCCCTTAGACTTGAGTGAATAGAGCTCAATATCTCCGAAAAATTCAGGCAAGCAACATATTGAAATTAACAAGGGATTTCACAGATATTAGGCCTCTTAGAATGTCTTGCTTGTTGAGAGCTTGTATGAGCGATTAGTCTCAATCTCTTTCCATTTCCTACCGCGAAAGTAAGTTTGCAATAATTGCCTTATATCCATTAATATTCTCTGGATTCTCAGTGCTAAATTGATATAAAGCTTCTTTTGCTGATGCTTTATATTGCTCGAGATTATCATCATGTTTCTCTAAGAGGATGTCTGAAAAGTCTGGTTTCAGGCTAATCGTCTTAATAGTAGACGCATAGAGGCAATGTAAATCCAAGCTTCTGCACTTTCGGTTGAACATTCATAATCACGACTCAAACGCCTGCACCAATAAAACCAGCCAAAGGTTCTTTCTACAACCCATCGCCTTGGTAGAGGAGTAAAACTCTTTTGTTCTTTTGGACGTAACACAACCTCCAATATCCAACCGAAGCTATTCATCACCCAGCGCACGAGATTCGCGCCATGATAGCCTCCATCGACATAGAGCAAATAGAGGTGCTCTAAATTTAAATCTAGATGTTGAACTCACTCTAGTAGGAATCGCAATCCTTTGATATCAGAGATATGAGCTGCGGTGACTACCACTGCTAGAGGGATGCCCAAGCTATCAACCATCACATGGCGTTTACGACCTTTGATGCGTTTGTTGCCATCCACACCGACATCTTGGTGAATCATTGTTGCGGTATCCACCGATTGAGAATCCACCACCCCATAGCTTGGAGAAGAGGGAGGTCATGACTCATCGTTCTCTCCCACTGATGAAGCTGAGGGTTAATCCTTTGCCAAGTGCCGTCGTTACGCCATTGGCGAAAGTAGTGGTAAACCGTTTGCCACTTAGGAAAATCATGAGGCAACAACCGCCATGCGATACCACCCCTCAAAACGTAGAGTAACGTGAGTTCGGGATAAGGAATAAAGGTTCTAATCAAGCTGAAGAGAGGGTTTCTTGGGCTGATGACAATAGGCAATGAGACCACACAGCAAGTTGACACAAAAATTGGCAGGACTGCGGTGGCGGGAATGCTCAATCTGAGAAATATTCTTCAGTTGGTCAATGACGGTCTCAATCAAAGCTCGCTTGCGGGCCAAAACTTTGTCACGCCAAAGCATCAGGTGATTCTTCATATTGCGACGAGGCTTAGCTAGAAGCATCACATCATATTCTTCTTGTAAATACTGTGCCAGAGGTTGAGAGACGTAACCTTTATCTGCAAAGACTTTTCCCGATAACTCTTTCAAAAGCTCCACGGCTGGTTTTCTGTCATCAATGTTGCCAGGCGTGATTTTAACATTGAGTAATTCGCCATGGTCATTGATAACCAGATGTAGTTTGAAACCAAAGAACCAACCCACAGAGGTTTTACCTCGAGCGGCATGAATCAAAAACGCGATGTGGAGAGATGCGGCGATTTTGACAAACCTTGATACTGGTGGCATCAATGAAGCTGATACCTGTGCATTGTGCTGTAGGTAGACACATAGAGGTACTAACGTCGAAGGCATCCACTCCACAAAACGTTGGTCACTCACTGCTCTGGGAAAAGCTCCTCGCCAGTGATGACGCACATTGATGAGATAGAAATACTTGAAGTTACGATAGTGAGATTGATGAAATGCAATCAATATCGTCATTATCTCGCTGAGACTAAGGCTTCTAGGGCGACGTCACCGCCGTTGTTTCGAGGCCAGTAATTGTTGTTGCCATTGAGGTTCAAAGACTTGGCAGAAATCATCAACGGCACAAAACAAAGGTTATAGACTGGTCATGGGAGAAGGTGGTGGACTGCTTATCAACTTCCCCAATATGCACTTTCTCCTTTTTCTTTCTTATCCCGAACTCACGTTAGAGTATGGCATTGAGAACACAGCGTAGATTAACAGAACGAGGACGACCGCCGGATTTCGCTGGAGGTAATAAGGTTTCAATAAGAGACCATTGTTCATCGGTAAGGTCTGTTGGATAGGATAGAGGCATCTTTTTCGGTTAGGGATTTGAGTACTCTTTCAGACTAAATCTCTAACTTTTTCTCTCCCCACTAATCTTTTCAGACATCCTCTAAGATAAAAATCATCCTAGTCTGGTGCCTAAGCTTTGCTTAAATCTTTTATGACGAGTAAAAGTATTTCTCATAATAGGCTGAAGTTTGAAATCGCCTGAACAACTCCATCTTGCTCAACAGATCTGGTGACATAATCAGCAGATTGTTTAACAGCATCCGGAGCATTGCCCATTGCCACACCAACTCCAGCATATTGCAACATCTCACAGTCATTAAAATTATCGCCAATTGCCATCACATTTTCTGGCTGCCAACCTAAAATCTCTTCAGTGAGGAATTTAACCGCTCGCCCTTTTGTCGCTGTTGGGGAAGTAAATTCAACATACACTTCTGTGGATTGCGTGCAATGGATTTGCTGGTTTGTATAGCGTTTTTTGACGGCGGGCAAAAGTTTCTTGGGAATATCCTCACAATGGCAGACCGCTAAAATTTTTGTCGGGGCATGGTTCACAATCTCTCGTAAATCCACGAGGAGATTTGCTTTACAGCCTGTTCTTTTCTCGTAGAAGTTTGTGCGTTCATTCACCTCGGATACATATAGTTCATCATCGTGGTAGACGTGAATATGCATGGTTGATTGCCAAGGTTCCGCTGTTAGGTAGTCTACGATTTCAACGCCGAGTTTAGCTGGGACTGAGAGACGGCGATGAAGTTCTTGACTAACCGGGTCTTGGATCCACGCGCCGTTATAAGCAATGATAGGTAAATCCGAGGCGATCGCCTGATGAAATCTCCGGGCCGAGCGAAACATTCTCCCTGTGGCAATGGCCACCCGAATACCGCGTCGTTGCACATCATGAATGGCATCAAGGACAGCGGTAGTAACTTGGTTAGTATGACCCGAAATCGTACCGTCAATATCGAGGACGAGGAGGCGAATATCTTCCATAGAATCGTAGCTTCTCTGCTGGTATTAAGGTTCAGAATAAGGGATGATCGCCATAAATGAATGCCGCAATAGAAAAGTAATTTTTTGAGCGATCAATGTCTCACTTTTTAGGATGAATGCATTGAAGCTAAAAGAGTCTGCATATGCTCAATTAAGGTTTTTAGTCGAAAGGGTTTCGCTAAATACAGGTTTGCACCAGCATCAAGACACCGTTGGCGATCGCTATCCATAGCTAAAGCAGTGAGGGCAATAATCGGTACTTGGTTGATACTCGACTGTTCACGGATCAACTGCATTGCCTCAAGACCATTCAGCTCTGGCATCTGAATATCCATCAAAATTAAATCCGGCTGCTCAGATTCGGTTAGAGTCACGGCTTCTCGACCATTTACTGCCCGTATTAAACGGTAACCCCGTCCCATCAGATAATCCCAAATCGTTTCAATATTGTCGTCATCGTCATCGGCAATTAACACTAAAGGGCGATCGCCTGTAAAGAGAGTAGCTGTTTGCCCTAAATGCGGCTGGGAATTTGGCGAGAAACTTGGAGCAGATGCCGTCGGAAGTTCTAACGGGGATGGTGCTGACCAAGGCAAACATAGTAAAAATTCACTTCCCTTCCCGAGAGTACTCGTCACCGAAATGGAGCCACCATGGAGTTCTGCAATCTGTTTAACTAGCGCCAACCCAAGACCAGTACCAGAAAAACGCCGCGTTAAGCTGCTATCCAACTGAACAAAGGGTTGGAAGAGTTGAGCTTGGTCGACAGGCGCAATACCAATACCATTATCTTGAATGTGAATACGAACCAGATTTTCAGTGGCTTTTAGTTCTAAGCGAAGACTAATTTTGCCCCCTATTGGCGTAAATTTAATCGCATTCCCCAGTAGATTGATCAGAGCCTGCCGTAGACGCAATTGATCGCCTTCAATCTTCGGTGATTGCGTTGGCAAATCGAGTTGAATCTCAATATTTTTTTTGCTTGCCTGATGACGAATTAACACAACGCTTCCTCGACAAATCTGATTAATCTCCACAGGTACTGGATGAAAGACCATTTGTCCTGCTTCAATTTTGGCGAGGTTGAGAATATCGTTAATAAGTTCTAAAAGATGCTGTCCGTTCCGCTCAATCGTATTCAGCGATCGCTGTTGGCGTTGGTTCACAAGACCATAAGTGCCATCCCCCAGCACTTCCGTCAATCCTAAAATTGCATTCAGTGGTGTTCTCAATTCATGGCTCATATTCGCCAAAAATTCATCTTTTAACTTTGTGGCGCGCTCGAGCTCCTCATTAGTACGGCGTAATGCCTGTTCCGCCCGTTTACGATCATCAATATCGGTCACCCGCACTAAATTCACTCGGCGATCGCCCACCGTAATCTGTTTTGCAGCGAGGTTTCCCCAAAATAACCGCCCTGATTTAGTCA from [Leptolyngbya] sp. PCC 7376 includes:
- a CDS encoding transposase codes for the protein MIRTFIPYPELTLLYVLRGGIAWRLLPHDFPKWQTVYHYFRQWRNDGTWQRINPQLHQWERTMSHDLPLLQAMGWWILNRWIPQQ
- a CDS encoding Cof-type HAD-IIB family hydrolase, whose product is MEDIRLLVLDIDGTISGHTNQVTTAVLDAIHDVQRRGIRVAIATGRMFRSARRFHQAIASDLPIIAYNGAWIQDPVSQELHRRLSVPAKLGVEIVDYLTAEPWQSTMHIHVYHDDELYVSEVNERTNFYEKRTGCKANLLVDLREIVNHAPTKILAVCHCEDIPKKLLPAVKKRYTNQQIHCTQSTEVYVEFTSPTATKGRAVKFLTEEILGWQPENVMAIGDNFNDCEMLQYAGVGVAMGNAPDAVKQSADYVTRSVEQDGVVQAISNFSLL
- a CDS encoding transposase encodes the protein MRWVMNSFGWILEVVLRPKEQKSFTPLPRRWVVERTFGWFYWCRRLSRDYECSTESAEAWIYIASMRLLLRRLA
- a CDS encoding transposase, with amino-acid sequence MDTATMIHQDVGVDGNKRIKGRKRHVMVDSLGIPLAVVVTAAHISDIKGLRFLLE